The following coding sequences lie in one Oryctolagus cuniculus chromosome 7, mOryCun1.1, whole genome shotgun sequence genomic window:
- the LOC127488630 gene encoding nucleoporin SEH1-like — translation MCHSCISWNPLSSCAHSPRRAVGSDDNSPNAMATVQIFEYNENTRKYAKAETLMTVTDPVHDIAFTPNLGRSFHILAIATKDVRIFTLKPVRKELTSSGGPTKFEIHIAAQFNNHNSQVWRVSWNIIGTVLASSGDDGCVRLWIANYIDNWKCTGILKGNGSLVNGSSQQGNVNPSLGSNIPNLQNALNGSSAGRKHS, via the coding sequence ATGTGCCATAGTTGTATTTCTTGGAACCCTTTAAGCTCTTGTGCTCACTCTCCCAGGAGAGCTGTAGGGAGTGATGACAATAGTCCAAATGCAATGGCCACAGTTCAGATTtttgaatataatgaaaataccAGGAAATATGCAAAAGCTGAAACTCTTATGACAGTCACTGATCCTGTTCATGATATTGCATTTACTCCAAACTTGGGAAGATCTTTCCATATTCTAGCAATAGCAACCAAAGATGTGAGGATTTTTACACTAAAACCTGTGAGGAAAGAACTTACTTCATCTGGTGGAccaacaaaatttgaaatccatatagcAGCTCAGTTTAATAATCACAATTCTCAGGTCTGGAGAGTGAGCTGGAATATAATAGGAACAGTGCTAGCATCTTCAGGAGATGATGGCTGTGTACGATTGTGGATAGCTAATTATATAGACAATTGGAAGTGCACTGGTATTTTGAAAGGTAATGGGAGCCTAGTCAATGGGAGTTCTCAGCAGGGAAATGTGAATCCTTCCCTAGGTTCAAATATTCCAAATCTTCAAAATgcactaaatggatcttctgctGGCAGAAAGCACAGCTGA